One Perognathus longimembris pacificus isolate PPM17 chromosome 2, ASM2315922v1, whole genome shotgun sequence DNA segment encodes these proteins:
- the LOC125346764 gene encoding zinc finger protein OZF-like yields MNVITRSQISTGLRELPQETNHMNVIHVESLSSKTHTSVCIGEDTQKRNLMNVTYVESLSNGNDRSVCIREHTGEKLYECSTCGKSFIMNANLIAHQRIHTGEKLCECNLCGQSFRQMSHFCVHQSTHTGKKSYECNKCGKSFYYKSHLSMHQRTHTGEKPYECNTCGKSFRQKSSLSKHKRIHTGEKPYECNNCGKSFYYKSHLKVHQRTHTGEKPYECNTCGKSFVSKSFLNDHQRTHTRDKPYECNKCGKSFSRKSPLLRHQRIHTGEKPYECNKCGKSFVFKSNLNEHQTTHTGEKPYECNTCGKSFRQKSSLSKHKRIHKGEKPYECNKCGKSFHYKSHLNVHQRTHTGEKPYECNTCGKSFATKSFLNDHQRIHTGEKPYECIKCGKSFVFKSSLSAHQTTHTGEKPYDCNTCGKSFRQKSSLSKHKRIHTGEKPYECNNCGKSFHYKSHLSVHQRTHTGEKPYECNTCGKTFATKASLNDHQRIHTGEKPYECNKCGKAFHYKSSLNIHYQRTHKGETI; encoded by the coding sequence ATGAATGTAATTACCAGAAGTCAGATATCAACAGGCCTCAGAGAACTCCCACAGGAGACAAATCATATGAATGTAATACACGTGGAAAGTCTTTCAAGCAAAACTCATACCTCAGTGTGTATTGGAGAAGACACACAGAAGAGAAATCTTATGAATGTAAcctatgtggaaagtctttcaaatggaaatgatagGTCAGTGTGCATCAGAGAGCATACAGGGGAGAAACTATATGAATGTagcacatgtggaaagtctttcatcATGAATGCAAACCTCATTGCACACCAAAgaatacacacaggagagaaactatGTGAATGTAACTTATGTGGACAGTCTTTCAGACAGATGTCACATTTCTGTGTGCACCAGAGCACGCACACAGGAAAGAAATCTTATGAATGTAataaatgtggaaagtctttctacTATAAGTCCCACCTTAGTatgcatcagagaacacacacaggagagaaaccatatgaatgtaacacatgtggaaagtctttcaggCAGAAATCAAGCCTCAGCAAgcataagagaattcacacaggagagaaaccttacgaATGTAACAATTGTGGAAAGTCTTTCTACTACAAGTCACACCTCAaggttcatcagagaacacacacaggagagaaaccatatgaatgtaacacatgtggaaagtcttttgtcaGCAAGTCATTCCTCAATGATCATCAGAGAACTCACACAAGAgacaaaccttatgaatgtaacaaatgtggaaagtctttcagcAGGAAATCACCTCTTCTCAGGCATCAGAGAattcacacaggagaaaaaccttatgaatgtaacaaatgtgggaAGTCTTTTGTTTTCAAGTCAAACCTCAATGAGCATCAGACAACACACACAGGGgagaaaccatatgaatgtaacacatgtggaaagtctttcaggCAGAAATCAAGTCTCAGCAAGCATAAGAGAATTCAcaaaggagagaaaccttatgaatgtaacaaatgtggaaaatctttcCACTACAAGTCACACCtcaatgttcatcagagaacacacacaggagagaaaccatatgaatgtaacacatgtggaaagtcttttgccaccAAGTCATTCCTCAATGATCATCAGagaattcacacaggagagaaaccgtATGAATGTATCAAATGTGGGAAgtcttttgtttttaagtcaAGCCTCAGTGCGCATCAgacaacacacacaggagagaaaccatatgactgtaacacatgtggaaagtctttcaggCAGAAATCAAGTCTCAGCAAgcataagagaattcacacaggagagaaaccgtATGAATGTAACAATTGTGGAAAGTCTTTCCACTACAAGTCACACCTcagtgttcatcagagaacacacacaggagagaaaccatatgaatgtaacacatgtggaaagacTTTTGCCACCAAGGCATCCCTCAATGATCATCAGagaattcacacaggagagaaaccttatgaatgtaacaaatgtggaaaggctTTCCACTACAAGTCAAGCCTCAATATTCATTATCAAAGAACACACAAGGgagaaaccatatga